The sequence GTTGTATTCGCCCTTCTTGCAGGCGGTGGACTGCACGTAGAAGGCCAAGCCGGCCCCCACGGCCAACAGTGCCGCGCCCCCCGCTGCTCCGCCCACAGCGACCCACAGCCACGGACCTGCAGGGTGGAGCCCCTCAAAGAGGTTGGACCAGCTGGGAGCTCCCCCTACTCCCAATGAGATGCCAAACCCAAGTCACTCCCAGCGCTAGTGTGACACAAGACCCATTTTACACGTCACCCCAGCACATGATGATATAAGCTCTTGGCTCCAGAGATACCCACAAGTCAACGCTCCTCACCCCCAAAAGGATAAGGATGGGAGGACCGGGTCATTCCTCTACCCCAGAGAGAACCAACCCTGCGAGTGACACGAAATGGGGGGAAGGGATCTATTTCACgccagtccccccacccccgccattgCCATCCTCTGCGCTTGGTCCCTCTCCAAGCCCTCTTCTCCACAGAGACAGTGGAGGGTGAATTGGACCAACTCTCCACCAGGCAGAACCCCGACAAATGAATAAGTCTCTCCCCACAGCAGTCACAGCCCTGGAGGGTCCCTCCCCTTGAAGTTCAttcagctccctctccctccacctcacCCTCATCCCACCATCAAAGTCCCCCACCCGTCAGGACGCCCCAGATTTCTACCCTGGCCTCCAGTCTCATCTGTGGAtacaggaaggcagggaggaaggaggtcaGATGACCCAAGTCGCGGACTCCGCCCCCCAGATGCCACTTACCAGCCACATGCACGGTGATGCGCCTCGAGTGGCGCCCATGCGTGTTGGTGGCTGCGCACTCATACTCGCCGCCATGGCTACCCAGGGCGCCCGCCACGCTCAGCGTGCTGTTGTTGCTCGACAGGCCGATGTTGAGCGCCCCTGGTGGGGCGCGCCAGCTGATCTGGGCCGGGGGCCAGGCCTCTGCGCGGCAAGTCAACGTGAAGTTCCCGCCTGGCCGCACGCCTCCTGGAGGCGATGCGGCCAGTTCGGCCACCACAGGCCGGtctgcggggggaggggggggaacACAATGTTGTAAGGGGACTCAGGGCCGGCCCCGACGCTGACCAGGTGCCCCGCTTCCGCCCAGCACAATCTGAGACCACCCCTGCTCGAATGCGCAGGCGGGGATCCAGTCTCCCATCAGAGTCTCCCCCCCCCACAATCTGGCTGTTGTGTGAACTAACATCCCTCGCCCAGCTACACCGAATGGGAGAAGGTGGGGACCCGTGCTAGGGTCCTTCTGACCCAGGATTTGAGGGGGGTCGGGCTTCTCTTCCCTAGAGTTTTTATTATCCTCAAGTTTGGCCGGGATTCTTTATCCCCGGAAATGGAACTAAGGAGGTGCCCTTGAGCTCCCCTGGGCAATCAGACCGCTGCAAGTCTCTGTTCTGAGGACCGTACCCTCTATCTAGTGCTAACCCCACTCACATTCCACACCCACGGTGACCATCCGGGCGTCCGTGCCATGCGGGTTGATGGCCAAGCAGCGGTAGGTGCCCGCATCCTGTCTGGACACCCGCAGCTGCTGAGGCAGGGGAGCGCCCTCCCTGGAGCATCGCACTTGTGGGGAGGGGCGACCTCCAGCGACGCAGGCCAACTTGGCAGCCTCCCCTTCCAGCCACGTCTGGTGACTTGGGCAGGTGGACTCATTCATTTGTGGTGGCGCTGCAAAGCAGTCATAGGGGTTATCAGGGAGGGGCCAGACCTGGGGCACCCTCTACTCCAGCCAGCCTGGGCCCCGCTCACACTCCACGCTAACAGCCACTGTCTTGACCATGGAGCCATGCCGGTTGGTGGCGTTGCAGGTGTAGATACCAGGTGCCAGTTCATTAGGGATGCTGGGGGCTCTGGGACTAGGTTCTGGGGGTGCCAGAGGCAGCAGCACCCCTTCACCGGTGTCCCCAGAACCGACGCATTCCAGTCTTGGCTGTGGCTTCCCATCAACCTCACAAGAAAACAGCCGTCCAGATCCTTCCACCCATGTCCAATTgctggggcagctcagctcctCAAAACTGGGGCCATCTGGGAAGCAGAGGGTCACGCAGGGACTGGAAGTCAGGCCAAGGTTATCCTGACATAACCCATTTTGCCCTTTGCTGCCCTCACTCACATTCCACCGTGATGGCCACATTTTTGGCCGCAGAGCCTTGAGTATTGGTGGCTTCACAGCGGTAGGTGCCCGCGTGCTCCCGGGCCACACGCAGCAGACCCTCCATGACCTGGGCCTCCCCAGAGCGCACACAGCTCACGTTTGGCAGTGGGAACCCGTGTGCCACACAGCTCAGCGAGGCTTCTGTTCCTTCCAGCCATGTAATGTGCTCTGGGCAACCCACGCTGTCCAGTGCTGGTGCATCTGAAGGGGGTTTGGGTTTAGGGATCAGCCTAATGTTCCTAGATCCTCTTTCCCATCCCAAGGCAGTCAGGAAGGATTGGGCAGGCTATGCCCCACACAAGGATGTGGAACCAAAGGGGTGTCATGCCAGTCAAGCCATGCACTATTTTGGGGCCTTGTGAGCCCAGAGGGGCGCCTTTTTCTGGTTTTTACAAAGCACCCACAGGGCCCTCCCCCCGTCTTTGGCCTAAAAATTGTTAGATGGCTTGGAGCGTACCTTTCCAAGACTCTGCTCAAATACCACGCCCCATATCCCTATGGAACGCCTACCCCTTCCCTCCGTCTTTCTCCAAGGTCTTCCTCCAACCCCGCACACTAGCCTGTTCCTTTTCCTAAAATCCCGCCCAAAGGCACCCCTCAGACCCTGCGCCTACTCTTCCCTGTAGGCTGGCCACCCCTAGACTGTAAGAACCAGACAGAGATGCACCATGCGCACCCCCAACTCACACTCCACTGTCAACGTCACGTCCTTGACTGCCTCGCCCTGGATATTGGTCGCGGTGCAGCGGTAAGTGCCCGAGAGTGCGCGAGTAATGGGACCCAGCAGGCCCAGTGCCAGCACCGCGCCGCCATCCAGTCGGGCGCAGTGCACCGAGGGCGCTGGGTTTCCGCGGGCATCGCAACGCAGCGTCTGCTCTGGGCCCTCCGGCCACGTCCAGTTCCTGGGACAGTCCGAATCGTCCAACCGGGGGGCGTCTGCGGGCAGGGGTGTGAGATGCAGAGAGGCTACACGTGTACCATGAGAAAAGCCCCACTTCCATGACATGACCAGGGACCGGGTAGGTCCTTGGAGATCACGAGGAGGGAGGCAAGAGGTCAACTCACATAGGACGCGCAGTTCGGCGCTCTCGTTCTTGTTCAGGGTCTCCCCGTCCACCTCGAGGGTGGCGTCGCAGAAGAAGCCGCGTCTGTCGTCGTTCTCCGTGGTGTTTAGCTGAAGCTGGACGGGTCGCCCGGGGACCGCGGCTGGAACTCCGTCCAGTCTGACCAGAGCTCGGGCCTCCGCAGCACAAGTTATTGTCACCATCTTCCCCTCGGGGACGCTGGGCTCGCTCAGGGTCAGGAGGGGCGCCGGGAAGCCTGGGGATGCGGTATTTGCCAGTAGTCTACTAACCACACCCCTCCCGCGGTCAAGGCTGCCCCTCATCTGCGGGAAATCTCCTAGCGCGGGGGTCAAACCGTGAGTACCGCGCCCCGCCTCTCGGGCTACTCAGGCTCACCCCAGGCCACACTCGCTTCCGGTGGCTCAGACTCAGCCTCTCCCACCATTCCGCTTCAGTCCTCCATCTTCCCCGCCACTTAGGAACTTTCGGGCCACGCCCATTCCAATACTAAGGCCCGGTCCACTCACTGCCTAGCCTTCCAGTCCCTGTGGCTCCACCCTCGAGGCCCAGAGGTCCCGCTTCACCCGGTCTTACTGTAGACAGTCACGTTCTCCCGGGTCTCGCGGCTCTCGCCCCCCAGGGTCACGATGCAGACCAGCTGCCTGGCGCCCTCCTGCTCTGCGCTAGCTGTGGCTGTGGCAGTGGCCATGAGCGCGTCCCCCTCGAGGGTGATATCAGGGTTCAGCCTCTGGTCCCCCAGCGCCAGGTAGACACCGGCCTCCGAGGCTGGAAACAGCCCGTCCAGGGTGCAGTTCACGAGCCTTTCCGAGCCCACTTCCAAGAGCCGGGGGAAAGTGAGGCGCGGGAGGTCTGGAGACAGTGCTGAGAGTCGAAGAACAGAGCTTGAATTTATGTATtgaacactcaatatatactaagcGCTTTACCGTGCACTATCTTATCCTACTATCctcaaggcacagagaggaaaataGCTTTTAGCTGGTGAGTGTTGGAGTAAGGATTAGAATTCAGTCTCTGCTTCCAAACTTCTTAAGGACCGGCCCGATCCCTCTGGGTCCCCTTCTCTCCGCAGCCACTCACCGAAGGTTCGGAGCTCTCTGGGGAACGAGCTGTTTTCAAACAGCCCCAGGCCGTGAGGTCGCAGGTCCAGTTCCGCGCGGCAAGAGAAATTGGCTCCATGGTCCTCCCTCCGCGCCAGTACAGTGGCTGTCAGCACCGCGCCACGCGCTCGGGGTGGCTCCCCAGCAAAGCTGCGGCGGATCAGCTCCTGCGCGCCCCGCAGGAGGGTCAATGTGAGGCTCCCACGAGGCCCAGCACCGGGGACCCTACAGCTCAGGGTGAAGTTCTCGCCCACAGGCTGCCAGGTAGGCAGCGGCACCAGTTCTACACGATCCGGCCGCTCTGCAATGTGGGGAACCGTGGGAAAAGCTCAGCAGGACGTAGCGTGGAACCCAGGGGCCAACAGGGGAGGGCTTGGGGATCCAGGGGGTGGGGCCTGCAGGGGAGGACCCTGTGACCCAGAGGGCGGGACCTAAAAGGTAGGGAAAGTAGAGTGAGAGCGTGGTTGCTGAGAACTCACGAAAAGTGCGAATGAGCCCACGCGCCTGCAGTGTGCGCCGCGCGCAGCGGAAGAAGCAGACCGGCTGGGTCTCTGGCTCGCGGATGTCTACCAGCTGCCGCGCCAGCCAACGCAAACCCCTCTGGGTCCCATTCCGGCGTAGCGAGGTCTCCAGGCCACCGCGCTCCGGCCGTGGGCAATTGGTGCTGCAATTCAGCCACAGCGATCCCCCGCGCTCCACAAGCGCCACGCGGGGCTGTAGGTCTGCCCAGAAGGGCTCCTGCGCGACCGCTGCCCAGAGAAACGCGGGTTCAGCCCGCGGAGCCACCCCTGTGCCGAGTCAGGGATTCCCGGGGAATGAACAGAGGCCGCAGTAAGGAAAGAACTCAGAAGTTCCGCGTCCTGCCCAAGCCTCAGTTTTAGAGGCGCGTTCCCAGGGTGCAAACCTCAAGGGTGTTTCTGGGACGTGGCAGCGGAGAGCCCTGGTCTCCAAGGTGCCTATGGGGTGATGGGGAAgtatgggggtgtgggggaagatGAAAGATGGGGTCTTCGACGCACACAGCAACGCTGGGAGGAGGGGGCccctggtgggggaagggaaacgAACTGGTTCTCAGGATTCTCACCGGGAGAGGGGGAGACTGAGGTTGAGGCCAGGGCAAAGGGGAGATGAGGCTGAATCAAGGATAAGGGAGGACTCCAAACCCGGGTGAAGAACACGAAAAGAGGACGCGGGGCTGGACTCATGGAAGGAACCGCGGGAACATCGAGGGACTCGGTTGCCAAGGCTCCAGGTGGAGCGAGAACAGCGCCTCTGAATCACAGCTGTGGGGGAGATCGGGTCTTCGTGGGCCGCGAGAGGGAAAGATGCCAGTCCGTGGACCATGGTGCATAGCAGAGCGTGAGGAGGTACCCCGGGAGGGAACAAGGGCGACATGGAGTCTCCGGGGTGCGAGGTTGAGTGCGGAAGAGCACCCAGGATCTTAAAGGGTGTAAGGTGTAtgttggggaagagagagaagaaagcccAAGGCTCAAGGTGGGGGCAGAAGCGTGGGAGCCGAGCGAGGGCGGAGCCGGGAGGGGCATGTGGTCGCTTCTCAGCTCCAGAAACCCCCTCTCTGTCCACCCGGAACAGCGACGGGCTCTTACCTGTGAGGCCGAAGAaccccaggcccagggcagccCAGAGGCTGAGCAGCGCCCGGCGCAGCCCTGGCATCGCCGCCGCAGGGGAAACACAGGAGGTGATGGGAGCGCGAGCGCTGAGCTGGGCTCGAGGACCGCGCGGCGCGGCGCCGCGGGTGGGGTGTGGAGGAGGCAGAGTTGCGCTCAGGGATTGGTTTAACGTTGGTAACTTGGTTTCCAAGGAGGGGGCGGTGGCAGAGGAGGCGGGGAAGCGGGAGGGCGAGCGTGCACCAAGCTCCCGGCCTCGGTGAAGGCGTCCTGGCAGGAGCAAGCGACCCCCGGGGTCTACGTGGAGGCCTGCCCAATCTCCCGAAGCCTTCTGGAGGCGGCCGCGCGCTCCCGCGTCATCCCGGGCGGTGACGCGGAGGTCGGGGGTATGCTGGATTGTCCTCAAACCCCCACTCCACTCCTAGCGTACTTGCTGTGATAATAAGCTGGACTCGGAGCTCCGCCTCCATATTTAGCCCTTCCCACCAACGCCCCCTGAGGCAGGGATCGATTTGGTATGCGCTGGATGGTGTAGGTACAGTTCTAGGGATGGGTGTGGATGCCTCCTTCATAGATCCTTCCCCTTTTGACCCCGGGGAGCTGAGGGTTACTGCCCTGCCGCTAGTCCCCCTCCCGCTCCGCCCCCGCACGCGACAGAGGGGGCGGGGACCAAAGTGCCAATGAGTCGGGAACACGTGTGAGTGCGCGCAGCGTTCGCGGGAGTCTAAATTAGGGTCGGCTCGGCTCCGTCTGTATTTACCCAGCGTGCAGCGGGCACGTGTCTACTCTGTGTGTGCGAGCGCAAGCCGCGGAAGAACGCCCTTGAGTCCACTTTCCGCACGGCGGGTGGGAACCCTGGACCATGCAGGCCCAGCAGGCATTCAGTGCGGACCCAGATTCTGTGTCCAAGCGAGACCAAGAGACCAACTGTGACACTTTTGACCCAGCATCTGGGCTCCAAGCTTTGACACCCTTATGTGCCCACCAGGCTGGATAACTATCAGGACGTTGCCAGGACGCAAGTCTGTGCCACCCCACGTGGATCATCTGATTGCTCTTACTTCGCAGTCACCACATTGGTACCTATTCTGCCTATCCACGTTCCTCAGTATGTCCATGTTCCTCAGTATGTCCCGCCCACTTGTGCTCTTCACTCCGGCGCTAACAAGTGAATTATGGGGATCAGTTCTCGTCACACCCTTGTGCTCCAGGAAAAGTGCAGGATCAAAAGTAGAAAGGAAGGGGGGGATGGGAAAGGAAACGTAATATCCAATCAGGTGATAGCGGCGGAGCCAATCAGGAAAAGCCATATAGTGAAGGCGCCCGCCCACAGCCCAAGGCCTTCCAGTGCCTTTGCTTTGCCCATCTGCACCGCACTGATAATAGCCACAGGACAGGTGTGTATTACTACACCGGCTAGCAATGCAGAGGGATTGGGACTCTGAACCAGAGTGAGGAAACCTCAGGTGCCCTCAAGGAGACAAGGAACTTGGAGAAAGTGCGACAAGGCCAAAAAAGACCACTTCTCGGAGGCAGTGTACTGTTGGGGGACCTTTAGATGGAACAGAGGTCGGCTTTATTGATCCAGGCAGGGTTCCCCAAAGTAGTCCAGATTCCTTTTTGCTCAGGCTCAACTGGCATGGACCACCCCTTCTACGGCCGGGACTGCATCAATAGGTACTTTCGCAGGTAGGCAGCCCCTACGATGAGAAGGATCCCCACAAGGGCTGCGATGGAGGTGGAAGCCAAGGGATTGGACGCGGGGCTCCAAGCTGGGGACAGGAAGTGAGAATTAGGAACCGAGCACTTGGAGGTGTGACGACCCTCATGGAGCTCAAGCTTGGCACGAACAGCCTCCGGGGATCAtaacccttccccacccctcctcaaGTCCCCAGAATCACAAGGGTGCCTCACCGAAGATTGTCATGGGTGCGGAGCTGCTGCGGACCACCAGGCCGTCAAGATTGAGGCGCGCGTGGCAGGTCACCGGCTGCCAGAGGTCGCAGGGCCTGGCCAAGTACTCATATGTCAGCGTCACGTTGGCCAGATCCAGGCCCGTGAAGCGCTTGAGGTTCTCAGAATAGATGACCCGGCCGCCGTGCCGCAGAGTCACCACTAGGAAGCCCACGGGGAATACATGCGTCACGTGGCAGCGCAGAGTGTACTTACCGTCCTCTAAGACCGGAGGCTCCAGGATCACGCTGTGTGGCGGTTCTAAAGCAAGAGGGGGCCGCTG comes from Rhinolophus ferrumequinum isolate MPI-CBG mRhiFer1 chromosome 18, mRhiFer1_v1.p, whole genome shotgun sequence and encodes:
- the ICAM5 gene encoding intercellular adhesion molecule 5 isoform X2, encoding MPGLRRALLSLWAALGLGFFGLTAVAQEPFWADLQPRVALVERGGSLWLNCSTNCPRPERGGLETSLRRNGTQRGLRWLARQLVDIREPETQPVCFFRCARRTLQARGLIRTFQRPDRVELVPLPTWQPVGENFTLSCRVPGAGPRGSLTLTLLRGAQELIRRSFAGEPPRARGAVLTATVLARREDHGANFSCRAELDLRPHGLGLFENSSFPRELRTFALSPDLPRLTFPRLLEVGSERLVNCTLDGLFPASEAGVYLALGDQRLNPDITLEGDALMATATATASAEQEGARQLVCIVTLGGESRETRENVTVYSFPAPLLTLSEPSVPEGKMVTITCAAEARALVRLDGVPAAVPGRPVQLQLNTTENDDRRGFFCDATLEVDGETLNKNESAELRVLYAPRLDDSDCPRNWTWPEGPEQTLRCDARGNPAPSVHCARLDGGAVLALGLLGPITRALSGTYRCTATNIQGEAVKDVTLTVEYAPALDSVGCPEHITWLEGTEASLSCVAHGFPLPNVSCVRSGEAQVMEGLLRVAREHAGTYRCEATNTQGSAAKNVAITVEYGPSFEELSCPSNWTWVEGSGRLFSCEVDGKPQPRLECVGSGDTGEGVLLPLAPPEPSPRAPSIPNELAPGIYTCNATNRHGSMVKTVAVSVESPPQMNESTCPSHQTWLEGEAAKLACVAGGRPSPQVRCSREGAPLPQQLRVSRQDAGTYRCLAINPHGTDARMVTVGVEYRPVVAELAASPPGGVRPGGNFTLTCRAEAWPPAQISWRAPPGALNIGLSSNNSTLSVAGALGSHGGEYECAATNTHGRHSRRITVHVAGPWLWVAVGGAAGGAALLAVGAGLAFYVQSTACKKGEYNVQEAESSGEAVCLNGTGGGTGGGAGPEGGTEPADTAEAPAGGEVFAIQLTSA
- the ICAM5 gene encoding intercellular adhesion molecule 5 isoform X1, producing MSPAPRPLFVFFTRVWSPPLSLIQPHLPFALASTSVSPSPAVAQEPFWADLQPRVALVERGGSLWLNCSTNCPRPERGGLETSLRRNGTQRGLRWLARQLVDIREPETQPVCFFRCARRTLQARGLIRTFQRPDRVELVPLPTWQPVGENFTLSCRVPGAGPRGSLTLTLLRGAQELIRRSFAGEPPRARGAVLTATVLARREDHGANFSCRAELDLRPHGLGLFENSSFPRELRTFALSPDLPRLTFPRLLEVGSERLVNCTLDGLFPASEAGVYLALGDQRLNPDITLEGDALMATATATASAEQEGARQLVCIVTLGGESRETRENVTVYSFPAPLLTLSEPSVPEGKMVTITCAAEARALVRLDGVPAAVPGRPVQLQLNTTENDDRRGFFCDATLEVDGETLNKNESAELRVLYAPRLDDSDCPRNWTWPEGPEQTLRCDARGNPAPSVHCARLDGGAVLALGLLGPITRALSGTYRCTATNIQGEAVKDVTLTVEYAPALDSVGCPEHITWLEGTEASLSCVAHGFPLPNVSCVRSGEAQVMEGLLRVAREHAGTYRCEATNTQGSAAKNVAITVEYGPSFEELSCPSNWTWVEGSGRLFSCEVDGKPQPRLECVGSGDTGEGVLLPLAPPEPSPRAPSIPNELAPGIYTCNATNRHGSMVKTVAVSVESPPQMNESTCPSHQTWLEGEAAKLACVAGGRPSPQVRCSREGAPLPQQLRVSRQDAGTYRCLAINPHGTDARMVTVGVEYRPVVAELAASPPGGVRPGGNFTLTCRAEAWPPAQISWRAPPGALNIGLSSNNSTLSVAGALGSHGGEYECAATNTHGRHSRRITVHVAGPWLWVAVGGAAGGAALLAVGAGLAFYVQSTACKKGEYNVQEAESSGEAVCLNGTGGGTGGGAGPEGGTEPADTAEAPAGGEVFAIQLTSA
- the ICAM4 gene encoding intercellular adhesion molecule 4 gives rise to the protein MRFLLPLSLLVLLAAAYQEGGSARRRRAVWAQGPGDNSPVSSETEAPFWVRISPTFKAVQPGSSVWLNCSSSCPLPEGPRLHTGLQRGKTLKGSNWVSFQLLDVRAWSSDVHCYVTCAGITQGATARINAYKPPHSVILEPPVLEDGKYTLRCHVTHVFPVGFLVVTLRHGGRVIYSENLKRFTGLDLANVTLTYEYLARPCDLWQPVTCHARLNLDGLVVRSSSAPMTIFAWSPASNPLASTSIAALVGILLIVGAAYLRKYLLMQSRP